Proteins from a genomic interval of Streptomyces fodineus:
- a CDS encoding ABC transporter ATP-binding protein, translated as MIEAQQLTKRYGEKTAVDGLDFTVKPGTVTGFLGPNGAGKSTTMRMIVGLDAPTSGSVTVNGHRYARHQAPLQEVGALLEAKSIHPGRSAYNHLRALALTHGIPRRRVDEVVELAGLGSVAKKRAGAFSLGMGQRLGIAAALLGDPQTVMLDEPVNGLDPEGVLWIRNLLTSLAAEGRTVFVSSHLMSEVSLVADHLIIVGRGRLLADTTVQDLVREAGGDTVKVATDDPARLRDVLAGPGVEVTGRVGTEELQVTGMSAREIGLKAAEHGIPLFELTTKAVSLEEAFMELTRDAVEYHGSTTGSDTSGSAA; from the coding sequence ATGATCGAGGCACAGCAGCTCACCAAGAGGTACGGGGAGAAGACCGCCGTGGACGGCCTGGACTTCACCGTGAAGCCGGGTACGGTGACCGGATTCCTCGGCCCCAACGGAGCGGGCAAGTCCACGACGATGCGCATGATCGTCGGGCTCGACGCGCCGACGAGCGGCTCCGTCACGGTGAACGGCCACCGCTACGCCCGTCACCAGGCACCGCTGCAGGAGGTCGGGGCGCTCCTGGAGGCGAAGTCGATCCACCCGGGCCGCTCGGCCTACAACCACCTCCGGGCGCTCGCGCTCACCCACGGCATTCCGCGCCGCCGGGTCGACGAGGTCGTCGAACTCGCCGGTCTCGGCAGCGTCGCGAAGAAGCGGGCCGGTGCCTTCTCCCTCGGCATGGGACAGCGGCTCGGCATCGCGGCGGCCCTGCTCGGCGATCCGCAGACCGTGATGCTGGACGAGCCCGTCAACGGGCTGGACCCCGAGGGCGTCCTGTGGATCCGGAACCTGCTCACCTCCCTCGCGGCCGAGGGGCGCACGGTGTTCGTCTCCTCGCACCTGATGAGCGAGGTGTCGCTGGTGGCGGACCACCTGATCATCGTCGGCCGGGGACGGCTGCTGGCCGACACGACCGTGCAGGACCTGGTGCGTGAGGCGGGCGGCGACACCGTGAAGGTCGCGACGGACGACCCCGCGCGGCTGCGGGACGTGCTGGCCGGGCCGGGCGTGGAGGTCACCGGCCGCGTCGGCACGGAGGAGCTGCAGGTCACCGGCATGTCCGCCCGCGAGATCGGGCTGAAGGCGGCCGAGCACGGGATCCCTCTGTTCGAGCTGACCACGAAGGCGGTGTCGCTGGAGGAGGCATTCATGGAACTGACCAGGGACGCCGTGGAGTACCACGGCTCCACGACCGGTAGCGACACCTCCGGGAGCGCGGCATGA
- a CDS encoding response regulator: MTTVLVVDDQPLQRYGFRMLLDSVPETEVVGEAAHGAEAVRKAAQLRPDVVLMDVRMPGMDGIEATRRIVAAGDRSRVLVLTTFDLDEYVHAALRAGASGFLLKDARPEELLAGIRAVAVGDAVIAPALTRRLLHEFARLVPSGGDGSAEDPRLRALTDREREILVAIGKGWTNGEIATRFVLSESTVKTHVGRVLSKIGARDRIQAVIFAYDHGLARPHVD; encoded by the coding sequence GTGACCACCGTGCTCGTGGTGGACGACCAGCCGCTCCAGCGGTACGGCTTCCGTATGCTCCTGGACTCCGTGCCCGAGACGGAGGTGGTCGGCGAGGCGGCACACGGGGCCGAAGCCGTGCGCAAGGCCGCCCAACTCCGCCCCGACGTCGTCCTCATGGACGTACGCATGCCCGGCATGGACGGCATCGAGGCCACGCGCCGTATCGTCGCAGCCGGCGACCGCTCCCGCGTCCTCGTGCTGACCACCTTCGACCTGGACGAGTACGTCCATGCGGCCCTGCGCGCCGGAGCCAGCGGCTTCCTCCTCAAGGACGCACGCCCCGAGGAACTCCTCGCCGGTATCCGCGCGGTAGCCGTCGGCGACGCGGTGATCGCGCCCGCGCTCACCCGACGCCTGCTCCACGAGTTCGCCCGTCTCGTGCCGTCCGGCGGCGACGGCTCCGCCGAGGATCCGCGCCTGCGTGCCCTCACCGACCGCGAACGCGAGATCCTCGTCGCCATCGGCAAGGGCTGGACCAACGGCGAGATCGCCACGCGTTTCGTCCTGTCGGAGTCCACGGTGAAGACACACGTCGGCCGCGTCCTGTCCAAGATCGGCGCCCGCGACCGCATCCAGGCGGTGATCTTCGCCTACGACCACGGCCTGGCCCGACCTCACGTGGACTGA
- a CDS encoding VOC family protein — protein MLGTQFRTGSPIWIDLGSPDTQTAAAFYGAVFGWDFVSAGPEAGGYGFFQKNGGTVAALGRLTEQGARSAWMTYFRTDDAQAAARAVTEAGGTVRTGPVTMGEASFAQFTDPQGAQFAVLQSGQGLQRASEDNALVWVELHVGDPGAAIGFYRGLFGWRAQEMQAPGMTYQVLSIAEGDPQEGSFGGVAPLQEGAQEARWVPYFAVADADAIVTATGDNGGTVLMPAANVPGVGRIAWLADPAQAVFAVLRPDPRQA, from the coding sequence ATGCTCGGCACACAGTTCCGCACCGGCTCGCCCATCTGGATCGACCTCGGCAGTCCCGACACCCAGACCGCCGCCGCGTTCTACGGCGCCGTCTTCGGCTGGGACTTCGTCTCCGCCGGGCCGGAGGCGGGCGGCTACGGCTTCTTCCAGAAGAACGGCGGCACGGTGGCCGCCCTCGGCCGGCTGACCGAGCAGGGGGCGAGATCGGCCTGGATGACGTACTTCCGCACCGATGACGCCCAGGCCGCCGCCCGGGCCGTGACCGAGGCCGGCGGCACCGTGCGCACCGGGCCCGTGACCATGGGCGAGGCCAGCTTCGCCCAGTTCACCGACCCGCAGGGCGCGCAGTTCGCGGTGCTCCAGTCCGGGCAGGGCCTGCAGCGGGCCTCGGAGGACAACGCGCTGGTGTGGGTCGAGCTGCACGTCGGCGACCCCGGGGCGGCCATCGGGTTCTACCGGGGGCTGTTCGGCTGGCGTGCCCAGGAGATGCAGGCGCCGGGCATGACGTACCAGGTGCTCAGCATCGCGGAGGGCGATCCGCAGGAGGGCTCCTTCGGTGGTGTGGCGCCGCTGCAGGAGGGCGCGCAGGAGGCGCGCTGGGTGCCGTACTTCGCCGTGGCCGACGCGGACGCGATCGTCACCGCGACCGGCGACAACGGCGGCACGGTGCTGATGCCGGCGGCGAACGTCCCCGGCGTCGGCCGCATCGCCTGGCTGGCCGACCCGGCACAGGCGGTGTTCGCGGTACTCAGGCCGGACCCGCGCCAGGCCTGA
- a CDS encoding sensor histidine kinase has product MTTDDLGGMGPLVARLGRAGQRLRHADQARPWVLDAAVVVLVFLMFCLPDLLHGVHGDGDGPRRFRLAFTRLPTVGMLALQAGLVLPLLWRRRAPAVAFGAVTAVFVVQWSLGAVLRADVALFIALYSLALHGRLRQLPWAVAVMAGALGLVAARISAAVSVWDALFFLLSTATAALALGLMIRIRRAQLAGLRDRAARLEIERDQRGRLAVAAERTRVAREMHDIVGHNLSVIITLADAGAYATATAPERGKEALHLIGDTGRQALSELRRVLGVLREPDGPRSAPELSPQPGLTDIDALCEGVRAAGLEVVYRTAGDVDALDSGVQLTVYRIVQEALTNTLKHAGAGARANLAIVVEDTRLTITVRDSGPPAPAECPGTANEEGHGLVGMRERAALYGGHVSAGPAGPGWTVRAALDLAPQGGAR; this is encoded by the coding sequence GTGACCACCGATGATCTCGGCGGGATGGGACCGCTGGTCGCCCGGCTCGGCCGGGCCGGCCAGCGGCTCCGGCACGCCGACCAGGCCCGTCCATGGGTGCTGGACGCCGCCGTGGTGGTGCTGGTCTTCCTGATGTTCTGCCTGCCGGACCTGCTGCACGGGGTCCATGGGGACGGCGACGGCCCGCGCCGCTTCCGCCTCGCGTTCACCAGGCTGCCCACGGTCGGCATGCTGGCCCTGCAGGCCGGGCTGGTGCTGCCGCTGCTGTGGCGGCGGCGGGCGCCCGCCGTGGCCTTCGGCGCCGTCACGGCCGTGTTCGTCGTCCAGTGGTCCCTCGGCGCCGTGCTCCGCGCGGACGTCGCCCTGTTCATCGCCCTCTACAGCCTGGCCCTGCACGGGCGCCTACGGCAGCTGCCGTGGGCAGTTGCGGTCATGGCCGGCGCGCTCGGCCTGGTCGCGGCGCGCATCTCGGCGGCGGTGTCGGTCTGGGACGCGCTCTTCTTCCTGCTCAGCACGGCGACCGCGGCCCTCGCGCTCGGCCTGATGATCCGCATCCGGCGGGCCCAGCTGGCCGGGCTGCGGGACCGCGCGGCCCGGCTGGAGATCGAACGCGACCAGCGGGGCAGGCTCGCCGTCGCGGCCGAGCGGACGCGGGTGGCCCGCGAGATGCACGACATCGTCGGCCACAACCTGTCCGTCATCATCACCCTCGCCGACGCGGGCGCCTACGCCACGGCCACCGCCCCGGAACGGGGAAAGGAAGCCCTGCACCTCATCGGCGACACCGGCCGCCAGGCCCTGAGCGAACTGCGCCGGGTGCTCGGCGTACTCCGTGAGCCGGACGGCCCGCGCAGCGCGCCCGAACTGAGCCCACAGCCCGGTCTCACGGACATCGACGCACTGTGCGAGGGGGTACGCGCCGCCGGCCTGGAAGTCGTCTACCGTACGGCCGGTGACGTCGACGCCCTCGACAGCGGGGTGCAGCTCACGGTCTACCGCATCGTGCAGGAGGCCCTGACGAACACCCTCAAGCACGCCGGCGCGGGCGCCCGTGCGAACCTGGCGATCGTCGTGGAGGACACACGGCTGACCATCACCGTCCGGGACTCCGGCCCGCCTGCCCCGGCCGAGTGTCCCGGCACGGCGAACGAGGAAGGACACGGCCTGGTGGGCATGCGCGAACGAGCGGCTCTCTACGGCGGACACGTCAGCGCCGGTCCCGCGGGCCCGGGATGGACCGTGCGGGCCGCCCTCGACCTCGCTCCCCAGGGCGGTGCCCGGTGA
- a CDS encoding DinB family protein, protein MTVERIGPPVFGTERETLRAFLEFHRATLAMKCEGLTEEQLKTRSSPPSTLSLLALVRHLAEVERAWFRRVFDDNSAPMLWSEKEFDFQAAYDTAGASAEEAFAVWEAEVEHSRRIEREAESLDLAGHQPRWGEDVSLRMVMLHMILEYGRHNGHADFLREGVDGTVGA, encoded by the coding sequence GTGACCGTCGAACGCATAGGCCCGCCCGTCTTCGGTACCGAGCGCGAGACGCTGCGGGCGTTCCTGGAGTTCCATCGGGCGACCCTGGCGATGAAGTGCGAGGGCCTGACGGAGGAGCAGCTCAAGACGCGGTCGAGCCCGCCGTCGACGCTCTCCCTGCTCGCCCTGGTCCGCCACCTGGCCGAGGTGGAACGCGCCTGGTTCCGCCGGGTGTTCGACGACAACTCCGCCCCGATGCTGTGGTCGGAGAAGGAGTTCGACTTCCAGGCCGCCTACGACACCGCGGGTGCGAGCGCCGAGGAGGCCTTCGCGGTGTGGGAGGCCGAGGTCGAGCACTCGCGCCGCATCGAGCGCGAGGCCGAGTCCCTGGACCTCGCCGGGCACCAGCCGCGCTGGGGCGAGGACGTGTCCCTGCGGATGGTGATGCTCCACATGATCCTGGAGTACGGCCGCCACAACGGCCACGCGGACTTCCTGCGCGAGGGCGTCGACGGCACGGTCGGCGCCTGA
- a CDS encoding pyridoxal phosphate-dependent decarboxylase family protein codes for MDLQHWLGRATHAIQDWSATFGPYEPHPSLQVEEGRFAAAFEEFTGRLKDNYPFFHPHYAGQMLKPPHPAAVVGYLTAMLINPNNHALDGGPATAAMEREAVAQLAAMFGYDTHLGHLTTSGTIANLEALFVARELHPGRGIAHSADAHYTHGRMCHVLDMTSHPVRTDSQGRMDLEALEDVLRTDQVGTVVLTTGTTGLGAVDPVHEVVPLAERYGVRVHVDAAYGGFFTLLAGAGAGADTDTGAGTGTGTEAPVDLPPEPWRAIAQADSIVVDPHKHGLQPYGCGAVLFRDPEVGRFYLHDSPYTYFTSTDLHLGEISLECSRAGASAAALWLTFRLLPPTPDGLGRVLAAGRRAALKWAALIEASEFLELYQHPQLDIVTYFPALDPATLTAVDAASARILADGMSGPDPVFLSTLRAGREEFTARHPKITADTDGARILRSVLMKPESEHHIEHLHHRLESLARPA; via the coding sequence ATGGATCTGCAGCACTGGCTCGGCCGAGCCACCCACGCGATACAGGACTGGTCCGCCACCTTCGGCCCCTACGAGCCCCATCCGTCCCTCCAGGTGGAGGAGGGCCGCTTCGCGGCGGCGTTCGAGGAGTTCACGGGCCGGCTGAAGGACAACTACCCCTTCTTCCATCCGCACTACGCCGGCCAGATGCTCAAGCCCCCGCACCCCGCCGCGGTGGTCGGCTACCTCACCGCGATGCTGATCAACCCCAACAACCACGCCCTGGACGGCGGCCCCGCCACCGCCGCGATGGAACGCGAGGCCGTCGCCCAACTGGCCGCCATGTTCGGCTACGACACCCACCTCGGCCACCTCACCACCAGCGGCACGATCGCCAACCTCGAAGCCCTCTTCGTCGCCCGCGAACTCCACCCCGGCCGGGGCATCGCGCACAGCGCCGACGCCCACTACACCCACGGCCGTATGTGCCACGTCCTGGACATGACGAGCCACCCCGTCCGCACCGACAGCCAGGGCCGCATGGACCTCGAAGCGCTGGAGGACGTACTGCGCACGGACCAGGTGGGCACCGTCGTCCTCACCACCGGCACCACCGGACTGGGCGCCGTCGACCCGGTCCACGAGGTCGTCCCGCTCGCCGAGCGCTACGGCGTCCGCGTCCATGTCGACGCCGCGTACGGCGGCTTCTTCACCCTGCTCGCCGGAGCCGGTGCGGGCGCAGACACGGATACAGGCGCAGGCACCGGCACCGGCACCGAGGCCCCGGTGGACCTGCCCCCCGAGCCCTGGCGTGCGATCGCCCAGGCGGACTCCATAGTCGTAGACCCCCACAAGCACGGCCTGCAGCCCTACGGTTGCGGAGCGGTCCTCTTCCGCGACCCCGAGGTGGGCCGCTTCTACCTCCACGACTCGCCCTACACCTACTTCACCTCCACCGACCTCCACCTGGGCGAGATCAGCCTGGAATGCTCCCGCGCCGGAGCCTCCGCGGCCGCCCTGTGGCTCACCTTCCGGCTCCTGCCGCCCACCCCCGACGGCCTCGGCCGGGTCCTGGCGGCCGGCCGCCGAGCGGCGCTGAAGTGGGCGGCGTTGATCGAGGCATCCGAGTTCCTGGAGCTCTACCAGCACCCCCAGCTGGACATCGTCACCTACTTCCCCGCCCTCGACCCGGCCACCCTCACCGCCGTCGACGCGGCATCCGCCCGCATCCTCGCGGACGGCATGAGCGGCCCCGACCCCGTCTTCCTCAGCACCCTCAGAGCCGGGCGCGAGGAGTTCACCGCCCGCCACCCCAAGATCACCGCGGACACCGACGGCGCCCGGATCCTCCGCAGCGTCCTCATGAAGCCGGAGTCCGAGCACCACATCGAGCACCTGCACCACCGCCTCGAGAGCCTGGCCCGCCCCGCCTGA
- a CDS encoding TetR/AcrR family transcriptional regulator: MSPRTSAVEARRTRERIVERSIALASVDGLEGLTIGRLAADLGMSKAGVLGHFGTKEALQLATLEGAAAAFSRLVWEPAAHQEPGLTRLRAVCDAWIAYLDTERDIFPGGCFFTTASVEFDARSGHVRDAVARLLRVWRRRLAAEVRTAAAAGELPPDTDPEQIAYELIGCYLALNQEIQLFADPAASVRTRRAVDRLLGHPGQGQSASP; this comes from the coding sequence ATGAGCCCGCGCACCTCCGCCGTCGAAGCCCGCAGAACGCGTGAGCGCATCGTGGAGCGCAGCATCGCGCTCGCCTCCGTCGACGGCCTCGAAGGGCTCACCATCGGACGCCTCGCCGCCGACCTGGGGATGAGCAAGGCCGGAGTGCTCGGACACTTCGGCACCAAGGAGGCACTGCAGCTGGCCACCCTGGAAGGGGCGGCGGCGGCGTTCTCGCGGCTGGTGTGGGAACCCGCGGCGCACCAGGAGCCGGGCCTGACCCGGCTGCGGGCCGTCTGCGACGCCTGGATCGCCTACCTGGACACCGAGCGCGACATCTTCCCCGGCGGCTGCTTCTTCACGACCGCCTCCGTCGAGTTCGACGCCCGTAGCGGGCACGTCCGTGACGCCGTGGCCCGCCTGCTCCGGGTATGGCGGCGCCGCCTCGCCGCGGAGGTACGCACAGCCGCCGCCGCGGGCGAGCTGCCACCGGACACCGACCCGGAGCAGATCGCGTACGAGCTGATCGGCTGCTATCTGGCCCTGAACCAGGAGATCCAGCTCTTCGCCGATCCGGCCGCCTCCGTACGCACCCGCCGAGCTGTGGACCGGCTCCTCGGTCACCCGGGGCAAGGGCAGTCCGCCAGCCCGTAG
- a CDS encoding GntR family transcriptional regulator: protein MPRQAPYLAVADALRVRILAGEWGVGDRLPSRARLAEEYGVGRNVVQRAVDRLIIEGLLEGRAGSGTYVRTPRERLRMLRAWHREHRGARALGGLGERGRAGSWDAHSLVRVPAPEAIAERLAISPGDLCVNTQYEFLADGRPVQLSDSWEPMAVTERTPVVLPERGPLAGKGVVARLRSIGVDVETVVEVPRPARAGRAEAHLLGIGVGDLVLRIERTIYDTGGRPVETADIVIPDVRREVVYEFAVDAG, encoded by the coding sequence ATGCCCCGACAAGCGCCGTATCTCGCCGTGGCCGACGCGCTGCGCGTACGGATCCTCGCGGGGGAGTGGGGAGTCGGTGACCGTCTGCCGTCCCGGGCGCGGCTCGCCGAGGAGTACGGCGTCGGGCGCAATGTCGTGCAGCGGGCCGTGGACCGGTTGATCATCGAGGGGCTGCTGGAGGGACGCGCGGGCTCCGGCACCTATGTCCGCACCCCGCGCGAGCGCCTGCGGATGCTGCGCGCGTGGCACCGCGAGCACCGGGGTGCCCGCGCCCTCGGCGGCCTGGGGGAGCGGGGGCGGGCCGGTTCCTGGGACGCGCACAGCCTGGTGCGCGTCCCCGCCCCCGAGGCCATCGCCGAACGGCTGGCCATCAGTCCCGGCGACCTGTGCGTCAACACGCAGTACGAGTTCCTCGCCGACGGCCGGCCCGTCCAGCTCTCCGACTCCTGGGAGCCGATGGCCGTGACCGAGCGAACACCGGTCGTCCTGCCCGAGCGGGGGCCGCTCGCGGGCAAGGGGGTGGTGGCGCGCCTGCGCTCCATCGGCGTGGACGTGGAGACCGTCGTCGAGGTGCCGCGCCCGGCGCGGGCGGGGCGGGCGGAGGCCCATCTGCTGGGGATCGGCGTCGGCGACCTGGTGCTCCGCATCGAGCGGACCATCTACGACACCGGCGGCCGCCCGGTGGAGACCGCCGACATCGTCATCCCGGACGTACGCCGGGAAGTGGTCTACGAGTTCGCGGTCGACGCGGGGTGA
- a CDS encoding MarR family winged helix-turn-helix transcriptional regulator yields MNATPLQPDDQALARAANSRLVRDFGLLIKSATRLEQRIDSALRRECGISHTMLEVLIRLCRRPGEEVSQRQLADDLTLTSSGTTRLVDRMEEAGLVRRVPSPGDRRVALVEPTAEGRRAFLRAAAVHADVVEEYFVKPLTADDYARLTSALGEIDRALRERTG; encoded by the coding sequence ATGAACGCCACGCCGCTCCAGCCCGACGACCAGGCCCTCGCCCGCGCCGCCAACAGCCGGCTCGTGCGGGACTTCGGCCTGCTGATCAAGTCCGCCACCCGTCTGGAACAGCGGATCGACAGCGCGCTCAGGCGGGAGTGCGGGATCAGCCACACCATGCTGGAGGTGCTGATACGGCTCTGCCGCCGGCCCGGCGAGGAGGTCTCCCAGCGGCAGCTGGCCGACGACCTCACGCTCACCAGCAGTGGCACCACCCGCCTGGTCGACCGCATGGAGGAAGCCGGCCTGGTCCGTCGCGTGCCGTCGCCCGGGGACCGGAGGGTGGCCCTGGTGGAGCCGACCGCCGAGGGGCGCAGGGCGTTTCTGCGCGCCGCGGCCGTCCATGCCGATGTGGTGGAGGAGTACTTCGTCAAGCCGCTGACAGCCGACGACTACGCGCGACTGACCAGCGCACTGGGCGAGATCGACAGGGCGCTGCGCGAACGGACCGGGTGA
- a CDS encoding SCO2400 family protein gives MDYCSSCRRHLNGALVCPGCGAYAPDIAPPGAGGPPTEPAHRIRPARRAEAAAPVADDHWFRPQHMAVTAATAAAAEEPPAQLPADVEDAPPAPQGRAARRRQRARWKKSQRRAVVATAVALVGGGLTLASLDRGSGARAQAVGAPDHRSMGLTDEPSAASSRPPSTPASPAATDRHTPAAPTARTSAVDVPHQQTLTPAYRTAPSAAHPHTAAVAQQPATSVIPATPLPRTTAPSTSGTSTGTNSGTNSGTNSGSSGTTAHQAPTSGTGNGTGSGTSTGTSAANPSSPTQTSSKQLCLVLVCLG, from the coding sequence ATGGACTACTGCTCCTCGTGCCGCCGGCACCTCAACGGCGCCCTGGTCTGCCCGGGGTGCGGTGCCTACGCACCGGACATAGCCCCGCCCGGCGCCGGCGGTCCCCCGACCGAGCCGGCCCACCGGATCCGGCCGGCCCGCCGTGCCGAGGCGGCGGCGCCGGTCGCCGACGACCACTGGTTCCGGCCCCAGCACATGGCCGTCACCGCCGCCACGGCCGCCGCTGCCGAGGAACCTCCCGCCCAGCTGCCCGCCGACGTCGAGGACGCACCGCCCGCCCCGCAGGGACGCGCGGCCCGGCGCCGGCAGCGGGCCCGCTGGAAGAAGAGCCAGCGCCGGGCCGTGGTGGCGACCGCCGTCGCGCTCGTCGGCGGTGGCCTGACGCTCGCCTCGCTGGACCGCGGCTCCGGCGCCCGCGCCCAGGCGGTCGGCGCACCGGACCACCGCAGCATGGGCCTCACCGATGAGCCGTCGGCCGCGTCCAGCCGGCCGCCGTCCACCCCGGCGTCGCCCGCCGCCACCGACCGGCACACCCCGGCCGCGCCGACGGCACGGACGTCCGCGGTCGACGTGCCCCACCAGCAGACCTTGACGCCCGCCTACCGCACGGCACCGTCGGCCGCCCACCCGCACACCGCCGCGGTGGCCCAGCAGCCGGCCACGTCCGTCATCCCGGCCACCCCGCTGCCACGGACCACTGCACCGTCCACCTCCGGCACGAGCACCGGCACGAACTCCGGCACGAATTCCGGCACGAATTCCGGCTCCTCCGGTACGACGGCACATCAGGCGCCCACCAGCGGCACCGGAAACGGCACCGGAAGCGGCACCAGCACCGGCACCTCCGCAGCCAACCCGTCGTCCCCCACGCAGACCTCGTCCAAGCAGCTCTGCCTGGTCCTGGTGTGCCTGGGCTGA